In one window of Candidatus Scalindua sp. DNA:
- the rplF gene encoding 50S ribosomal protein L6, which produces MSRIGNNPINIPDGVKVEFKKRSVSVEGKNGKLVQTIHPLMDIEIDKEKKLLIVKRPSDERKSKELHGLTRSLLANNIQGVDAGFSKDLEIIGLGYSVKLQGSDLVFQLGFSHPINMSVPEGIKIEVRNQTNPGKLTILGADKQMVGQVAANIRRLRPPEPYKGKGVKYADEIIRRKAGKAVSSAK; this is translated from the coding sequence ATGTCAAGGATAGGTAATAACCCAATCAATATACCCGACGGGGTAAAGGTGGAGTTTAAAAAACGTTCTGTCAGTGTCGAAGGAAAAAATGGTAAGTTGGTGCAGACAATTCATCCGCTAATGGATATTGAGATTGATAAAGAAAAAAAACTCCTGATTGTCAAACGACCATCCGACGAGAGAAAATCTAAAGAGCTTCATGGTTTGACTCGTTCTCTTTTAGCAAACAATATTCAGGGAGTTGACGCCGGGTTTTCGAAAGATCTTGAAATTATAGGTTTGGGATATAGTGTTAAATTACAGGGAAGTGACTTGGTATTTCAATTAGGATTTTCTCATCCAATTAACATGTCTGTTCCTGAAGGGATAAAGATTGAGGTCAGGAACCAGACAAATCCTGGGAAGCTTACAATCCTTGGTGCAGATAAACAAATGGTTGGTCAGGTTGCAGCAAATATCAGAAGGTTACGGCCACCTGAGCCATATAAAGGTAAAGGTGTTAAATATGCTGATGAGATTATCCGTAGAAAAGCGGGTAAAGCTGTATCTTCAGCGAAATAA
- the rplR gene encoding 50S ribosomal protein L18 yields MNITKEKRIKRIRRHRGIRKKVTGVSERPRLCVFRSLKNLYCQLIDDTTGKTLASASTLSKDLKGKVGYGGNKKAAEIIGQKIAEEAKKVGITKVVFDKGGYKFHGRVKALAESARANDLIF; encoded by the coding sequence ATGAATATTACAAAGGAAAAAAGAATAAAGAGGATCAGAAGGCACAGGGGAATACGGAAGAAAGTTACCGGTGTATCTGAGAGACCGCGACTGTGTGTATTTCGAAGCTTGAAAAATTTGTACTGCCAATTGATTGATGATACTACCGGTAAAACGCTTGCGAGCGCTTCAACATTGTCGAAAGATCTTAAAGGAAAAGTCGGCTACGGTGGAAATAAAAAAGCTGCTGAGATAATTGGTCAAAAGATAGCAGAAGAAGCAAAAAAGGTTGGAATCACAAAAGTTGTTTTCGATAAGGGTGGTTATAAGTTTCATGGAAGGGTTAAAGCGCTGGCGGAAAGTGCGAGGGCAAATGATCTTATTTTTTAA
- the rpsE gene encoding 30S ribosomal protein S5: MARENQSGKLEETIVKINRCTNVTKGGKSMSFSALAVVGDKKGKVGYGFGKARDVPNAVGKALKDANKSLVTVPIVNETIPHEVWGCFKSARVYLKPAAPGTGIKAGGSVRSVLVAVGIKDILSKSYGTRNALNVVKATVEGLKLLKTRQDIEQLRGVKIT; this comes from the coding sequence TTGGCAAGAGAAAATCAATCAGGAAAGCTTGAAGAAACAATAGTTAAGATCAACAGATGTACTAATGTAACCAAGGGTGGAAAAAGCATGAGCTTTAGTGCATTGGCTGTGGTAGGGGATAAAAAAGGAAAGGTTGGCTACGGTTTCGGTAAAGCCAGAGATGTGCCTAATGCGGTTGGAAAGGCTTTGAAGGATGCAAATAAGAGCCTTGTAACGGTACCCATTGTCAATGAAACTATACCCCATGAGGTATGGGGCTGTTTTAAATCTGCTCGGGTTTATTTGAAGCCTGCAGCTCCCGGTACGGGAATTAAGGCCGGAGGCTCGGTAAGATCAGTGCTGGTTGCAGTAGGTATTAAGGATATCCTTTCAAAATCATACGGGACCCGTAATGCTTTAAACGTTGTTAAAGCAACGGTGGAAGGATTAAAGCTGTTAAAGACTAGGCAAGATATAGAACAATTAAGGGGTGTGAAGATAACATGA
- the rplO gene encoding 50S ribosomal protein L15, which produces MNLADSKKVIHKRKKSRRVGRGRGSGCGKTCGKGHGGANSRSGNETRLLFEGGQMPLFRRIPKRGFNNKRFKKKFMVVNLMDLTGFDQGAIVDIQALKDKGIVKNDKLDLKILGKVHTDKPLKALTVVANKFSSSAIAKIEESGGKVKIVP; this is translated from the coding sequence ATGAATTTGGCTGATTCTAAAAAAGTAATACACAAAAGGAAAAAGAGTAGAAGAGTTGGTCGGGGGAGAGGATCAGGATGCGGAAAGACCTGTGGTAAGGGTCATGGCGGAGCAAATTCCCGTTCCGGAAACGAAACTCGTCTCCTGTTTGAGGGAGGTCAGATGCCTCTTTTTCGTAGAATCCCCAAGAGAGGTTTTAATAATAAACGGTTTAAAAAAAAGTTTATGGTGGTAAATCTTATGGATCTTACAGGATTTGATCAGGGGGCGATCGTAGATATACAGGCTTTGAAAGATAAGGGTATTGTTAAAAATGATAAGCTTGATTTAAAAATATTAGGAAAAGTTCACACCGATAAACCACTTAAAGCTCTTACGGTTGTTGCAAATAAGTTCAGTAGCAGTGCAATTGCAAAAATTGAAGAGTCGGGAGGGAAAGTTAAAATAGTGCCATGA